A region from the Microbacterium lacus genome encodes:
- a CDS encoding dioxygenase: MATGGKQRDTRAERERARVYQARQSFHDSLARRRRRDDLIAGIAGGALIVAILIGQTLYYTAGPGAPSPAPTATPSTSPSSTPVPSDTASPDPSPTVTE, from the coding sequence GTGGCCACGGGTGGCAAGCAGCGCGACACGCGAGCCGAGCGCGAGCGGGCGCGGGTGTATCAGGCTCGGCAGAGCTTCCACGATTCGCTGGCGCGGCGGCGCCGCCGCGACGATCTGATCGCGGGCATCGCCGGAGGGGCACTGATCGTCGCGATCCTCATCGGTCAGACCCTGTACTACACCGCCGGACCCGGCGCCCCGTCCCCCGCGCCCACTGCGACACCGTCCACCAGCCCCTCGAGCACGCCGGTGCCCAGCGACACCGCGTCCCCGGACCCCTCGCCGACCGTCACGGAGTGA
- a CDS encoding DUF349 domain-containing protein: MTAAAESTPENPTGSAPTADAGETVRPTPRPGPARPVPRAPRAASAPAAPAGATEAVPSDQEPWGRVDEHGVVSVREAEGWRVVGEYPDGTPEEALAYYQRKFTDLAGEVSLLEVRHRSGGAPASDLRATADALHAKIDGAAAVGNLAALDARVRALTEELTAASATEAAASRQAVDDAVAARVVLVERAEALAARDPKTVQWKQASAELASLFDQWQAQQQSGPRLPKSTGQQLWKRFRDARAIVDKHRREFYAELDEAHKTVRDQKARLVEKAEALAPKGEDGIGAYRELLDQWKTAGRAGKKADDALWARFKAAGDALYGARGEREAADAEASREKIDAKRALLVEARTIADEPDLAKARAALTAIQRQWDEIGRIFPRDKERVLDDDLRRIETSLRTREETDWKRNNPETKARANDMTRQLTEAIEKLESELAAATASGDKRAIAKATEALEARKNWLSALGG; this comes from the coding sequence GTGACTGCTGCAGCAGAGTCCACTCCCGAGAACCCGACCGGATCCGCTCCGACCGCCGACGCCGGCGAGACGGTCCGGCCCACTCCCCGGCCCGGTCCCGCGCGTCCCGTTCCCCGGGCCCCGCGAGCGGCATCCGCCCCGGCGGCGCCCGCGGGCGCGACCGAAGCCGTGCCCTCGGACCAGGAGCCGTGGGGTCGCGTGGACGAGCACGGCGTCGTCTCGGTGCGCGAGGCCGAAGGCTGGCGCGTCGTCGGGGAGTACCCGGATGGGACGCCCGAAGAGGCGCTCGCCTACTACCAGCGGAAGTTCACCGATCTCGCGGGCGAGGTGTCCCTCCTGGAGGTGCGTCACCGCAGCGGCGGCGCCCCCGCCTCCGACCTGCGCGCCACCGCCGACGCGCTGCACGCCAAGATCGACGGCGCGGCTGCGGTCGGAAACCTCGCTGCACTCGATGCCCGCGTCCGTGCGTTGACCGAGGAGCTCACCGCGGCGTCCGCCACGGAGGCTGCGGCATCCCGCCAGGCCGTCGACGACGCCGTCGCGGCACGCGTCGTCCTGGTGGAGAGGGCCGAGGCCCTCGCCGCGCGCGACCCCAAGACCGTGCAGTGGAAGCAGGCCTCCGCGGAGCTCGCGTCGCTGTTCGATCAGTGGCAGGCGCAGCAGCAGTCCGGTCCCCGACTGCCGAAGTCCACCGGGCAGCAGCTGTGGAAGCGATTCCGCGACGCCCGCGCGATCGTCGACAAGCATCGCCGTGAGTTCTACGCCGAGCTCGACGAGGCGCACAAGACGGTGCGCGATCAGAAGGCGCGGCTCGTCGAGAAGGCCGAGGCTCTCGCTCCGAAGGGCGAGGACGGCATCGGGGCCTACCGCGAGCTCCTGGACCAGTGGAAGACCGCCGGCCGCGCCGGCAAGAAGGCCGATGACGCCCTCTGGGCGCGCTTCAAGGCCGCCGGTGACGCGCTCTACGGCGCTCGCGGAGAGCGTGAGGCGGCCGACGCCGAAGCGTCCCGCGAGAAGATCGATGCCAAACGCGCGCTCCTCGTGGAGGCCCGCACGATCGCCGATGAGCCGGATCTTGCGAAGGCCCGTGCCGCGCTGACGGCGATCCAGCGTCAGTGGGATGAGATCGGGCGGATCTTCCCGCGCGACAAGGAGCGGGTCCTCGACGACGATCTGCGTCGCATCGAGACCTCTCTCCGCACGCGCGAGGAGACGGACTGGAAGCGCAACAACCCCGAGACCAAGGCGCGCGCGAACGACATGACGCGTCAGCTCACCGAGGCGATCGAGAAGCTCGAGTCCGAGCTCGCGGCCGCGACGGCGAGCGGCGACAAGCGGGCGATCGCGAAGGCCACCGAGGCGCTGGAGGCACGCAAGAACTGGCTGAGCGCGCTGGGCGGCTGA
- a CDS encoding RelA/SpoT family protein: MTETVPAAQSSSLRRLVPRIFSRSARRDDVEQLLRTVRTHHPKGDLSIIERAYAVADEAHTGQTRQSGEPYITHPLAVAQILADLGLGPKAIAAALLHDTVEDTEYSLDALSAEFGDEVAMLVDGVTKLDKVKYGESAQAETVRKMIVAMSRDIRVLLIKLADRLHNARTWGFVPPEKARKKATETLEIYAPLAHRLGIQTVKSELEDLSFAVLHPKLYAEIESLVKQRTPQREQYVHNVIDAVDSDLRDLRIRGRVMGRPKQLYSVYQKMVVRGREFDDIYDLIGIRILVGSVRDCYAVLGAIHARWTPLPGRFKDYIATPKFNLYQSLHTTVIGPGGRTVEIQIRTNEMHQQAEYGVAAHWKYKERMTGGKADAKSVDADMAWLAHISDWQAETADPGEFLDSLRFEIGAKEVYVFTPKGRVIGLPTGASPVDFAYAVHTEVGHRTMGAKVNGRLVPLESELQSGDVVEVFTSKNPDAGPSQDWLGFVKSTRARSKIRGWFTKERREEAIEQGKESIARAMRRQNLPLQRLMNQDSFSEVARSLNYEDVTALYAAVGEGHVSTQSVIEKVTAAVTADDTSTGPIDIPHVGRSRQPRGGDSGILVRGAPDILVKLAKCCTPVPGDDVVGFVTRGSGVSVHRADCTNVKSLMDDAERLIEVEWAPTTKSIFLVQIQIEALDRSGLLSDVTRVLSEHHVNILSATVSTTNDRLALSRFVFEMGDIVHLERVLNAVRRIDAVYDVYRVTSS; this comes from the coding sequence ATGACCGAGACCGTTCCCGCCGCCCAGTCCTCGTCGCTGCGCCGCCTCGTCCCGCGGATCTTCTCGCGTTCCGCGCGCCGCGACGATGTCGAGCAGCTTCTGCGCACCGTCCGAACGCATCACCCCAAGGGCGACCTGTCCATCATCGAACGGGCGTACGCGGTCGCCGATGAGGCCCACACGGGCCAGACGCGTCAGAGCGGCGAGCCGTACATCACCCATCCGCTCGCCGTCGCGCAGATCCTCGCCGACCTCGGACTCGGTCCGAAGGCGATCGCCGCCGCACTTCTGCACGACACGGTGGAAGACACGGAGTACTCGCTCGATGCGCTGAGCGCCGAGTTCGGCGACGAAGTCGCGATGCTCGTGGACGGCGTGACGAAGCTCGACAAGGTCAAGTACGGCGAGAGCGCGCAGGCCGAAACCGTCCGCAAGATGATCGTGGCGATGTCACGCGACATCCGCGTGCTCCTGATCAAGCTCGCCGACCGGCTGCACAACGCCCGCACGTGGGGGTTCGTCCCGCCCGAGAAGGCGCGGAAGAAGGCGACCGAGACCCTCGAGATCTACGCGCCGCTCGCTCATCGACTCGGCATCCAGACGGTGAAGTCCGAGCTCGAGGATCTGTCCTTCGCCGTACTGCACCCGAAGCTGTACGCCGAGATCGAGAGCCTCGTCAAACAGCGCACTCCGCAGCGCGAGCAGTACGTGCACAACGTGATCGACGCGGTCGACAGCGACCTGCGCGATCTGCGGATCCGCGGGCGGGTGATGGGGCGGCCCAAGCAGCTGTACTCGGTGTACCAGAAGATGGTGGTGCGCGGTCGCGAGTTCGACGACATCTACGATCTGATCGGCATCCGCATCCTCGTCGGCAGCGTGCGCGACTGCTACGCGGTCCTCGGGGCGATCCACGCGCGCTGGACGCCACTGCCGGGCCGGTTCAAGGACTACATCGCGACGCCGAAGTTCAACCTGTACCAGTCGCTGCACACGACGGTGATCGGTCCGGGCGGGCGCACGGTCGAGATCCAGATCCGTACGAACGAGATGCATCAGCAGGCCGAGTACGGCGTTGCCGCGCATTGGAAGTACAAGGAGCGGATGACCGGCGGCAAGGCGGATGCGAAATCCGTCGATGCGGACATGGCCTGGCTCGCGCACATTTCGGACTGGCAGGCCGAGACCGCTGACCCCGGGGAGTTCCTGGACTCGCTGCGCTTCGAGATCGGAGCCAAAGAGGTCTACGTCTTCACCCCGAAGGGCCGCGTGATCGGTTTGCCCACCGGCGCCAGCCCGGTCGATTTCGCCTACGCCGTGCACACCGAGGTGGGCCACCGGACGATGGGCGCGAAGGTCAACGGCCGCCTCGTGCCGCTGGAGTCCGAACTTCAGAGCGGCGACGTCGTCGAAGTCTTCACTTCGAAGAATCCGGATGCCGGCCCCAGTCAGGACTGGCTCGGATTCGTCAAGAGCACGAGGGCCCGAAGCAAGATCCGCGGCTGGTTCACGAAGGAGCGCCGCGAAGAGGCGATCGAGCAGGGCAAGGAATCGATCGCGCGCGCGATGCGCCGGCAGAACCTGCCGCTGCAGCGGCTGATGAATCAGGACTCGTTCTCCGAGGTGGCCCGGTCCTTGAACTACGAGGACGTCACGGCACTGTATGCCGCCGTCGGCGAAGGGCACGTGTCGACCCAGTCGGTCATCGAGAAGGTCACGGCGGCCGTCACCGCGGATGACACGTCGACCGGGCCGATCGACATCCCGCACGTCGGGCGTTCCCGTCAGCCGCGCGGCGGCGATTCCGGGATCCTCGTGCGCGGTGCTCCGGACATCCTCGTGAAGCTCGCGAAGTGCTGCACTCCGGTCCCGGGCGACGACGTCGTCGGGTTCGTCACACGCGGCAGCGGCGTATCGGTGCACCGCGCAGACTGCACGAACGTCAAGTCCCTCATGGACGACGCCGAACGCCTGATCGAGGTGGAGTGGGCACCGACGACGAAGAGCATCTTCCTCGTGCAGATCCAGATCGAGGCGCTCGACCGCTCCGGCCTCCTGAGCGATGTCACCCGTGTGCTCAGCGAGCACCACGTCAACATCCTCTCGGCGACCGTGTCCACCACGAACGACCGTCTCGCGCTCAGCCGGTTCGTGTTCGAGATGGGCGACATCGTGCACCTCGAGCGGGTGCTGAACGCGGTGCGCCGCATCGACGCGGTCTACGACGTGTACCGGGTCACGTCCTCCTGA
- the secF gene encoding protein translocase subunit SecF: protein MRSMSQLGNDLYTGKTSFPFVGRRRLWFLIAAILVIGAALVPLFRPIQFSIEFTGGSQFTVNGVTTTDQQVATDAVQSVVPDATTKVVTVGDDGIRVQTDQLTDAQTRDVSAALADAYQVDPAEVSASFIGPSWGQDVTRQSLWGLAIFLALTFLILALYFRTWKMSVSAIIGLLDVLIITVGVYSLFGFEISPAAVIGFLTILSYALYDTTVVFDKIRENTSEDGEVSGRTFGESVNLAVNQTLIRSINTTVVAVLPTGAILIVGVVWLGAQTLTDLSLSIFVGTIVAAYSTLFVAAPLYSLLREGEERFKERDARILAARELAGTPA, encoded by the coding sequence ATGCGCTCCATGAGCCAGCTCGGAAACGACCTCTACACGGGCAAGACTTCATTCCCGTTCGTCGGTCGTCGTCGTCTGTGGTTCCTGATCGCGGCGATCCTCGTGATCGGCGCGGCCCTGGTGCCGCTGTTCCGCCCCATCCAGTTCTCGATCGAGTTCACCGGCGGCTCCCAGTTCACCGTGAACGGTGTCACGACCACCGACCAGCAGGTGGCGACGGATGCCGTGCAGTCGGTCGTGCCGGACGCCACGACCAAAGTCGTGACGGTGGGCGACGACGGGATCCGGGTCCAGACCGATCAGCTCACCGACGCCCAGACGCGCGACGTGAGCGCCGCGCTCGCGGACGCGTACCAGGTCGATCCGGCCGAGGTGAGCGCATCGTTCATCGGGCCCAGCTGGGGGCAGGACGTCACCCGGCAGTCGCTGTGGGGCCTCGCGATCTTCCTCGCGCTGACCTTCCTGATCCTCGCGCTGTACTTCCGCACCTGGAAGATGTCGGTGTCGGCGATCATCGGCCTGCTGGATGTGCTCATCATCACCGTCGGCGTGTACTCCCTCTTCGGCTTCGAGATCTCGCCCGCCGCGGTGATCGGCTTCCTGACGATCCTCTCGTACGCCCTGTACGACACGACCGTCGTGTTCGACAAGATCAGGGAGAATACGAGCGAGGACGGCGAAGTGTCCGGGCGCACCTTCGGCGAGTCGGTGAACCTGGCCGTCAATCAGACCCTGATCCGCTCGATCAACACGACCGTCGTCGCAGTTCTGCCCACCGGTGCGATCCTGATCGTCGGTGTGGTGTGGCTGGGTGCGCAGACGCTCACCGATCTGTCCCTCTCGATCTTCGTCGGCACGATCGTCGCGGCCTACTCGACGCTCTTCGTCGCAGCACCCCTGTACTCGCTGCTGCGCGAGGGCGAGGAACGCTTCAAGGAGCGGGACGCGCGCATCCTCGCCGCCCGCGAGCTCGCCGGAACGCCCGCCTGA
- the secD gene encoding protein translocase subunit SecD encodes MATSTPVRHAWRALTGLLIITAVLFGINALGVYVFKASSWTPELALDLQGGTQIVLQAETADGVTPSDEQMDQAVTIIRQRVDASGVGEADVARQGADQIVVQIPGQADEETRNRIEASAQLQLRAVLVAGAPATTFVGDDGKETPYPTPDPSLPSTPTAEPTNGSDISWVTPALQAEYLAYDCANPSNDPASAPKDQPLITCETDGSVKYILGPVELDGTSISDATFGLEQTSGQWAVNLKFDDAGTKTFGEISQRLYGANPPLNQFAFVLDGTVLSAPSMNAVILGGNPSITGSFTQDTAKVLADQLKYGALPLSFTVESSASISATLGSQQLQVGLIAGLVGLLLVAIYSLIVYRALGFVIIASLAVMAVLTYITLCILAWRMGFRLSLAGVAGLIVTIGFTADSFIVYFERIRDELRDGKSITGAVEDGWGRAKRTIYISKSINILAAVVLYILADATVKGFAFTLGLTTAIDVLIFILFTHPVMQLLARTKFFGSGHPLSGMDPTALGAVYRGRAQFRAPVAAAPKTQAEKRASRSRGEAERRQTIAERKQAELAAAGESGRPTKNDTGGQS; translated from the coding sequence GTGGCGACATCCACTCCTGTCCGGCATGCCTGGCGTGCGCTGACCGGCCTCCTGATCATCACCGCGGTGCTCTTCGGAATCAACGCGCTCGGCGTATACGTCTTCAAGGCGAGTTCGTGGACGCCTGAGCTCGCGTTGGATCTCCAGGGCGGCACGCAGATCGTCCTCCAGGCCGAGACGGCCGACGGCGTGACACCGTCGGACGAGCAGATGGACCAGGCCGTCACGATCATCCGGCAACGTGTGGACGCCTCGGGCGTCGGCGAGGCCGACGTCGCACGTCAGGGCGCCGACCAGATCGTCGTCCAGATCCCCGGTCAGGCGGACGAGGAGACCCGGAACCGCATCGAGGCCTCCGCTCAGCTCCAGCTGCGTGCGGTGCTGGTGGCCGGCGCCCCGGCCACGACGTTCGTCGGCGATGACGGCAAGGAGACGCCGTATCCGACGCCGGATCCGTCCCTGCCGAGCACGCCGACCGCGGAGCCGACGAACGGGAGCGACATCTCCTGGGTGACCCCGGCGCTGCAGGCCGAGTACCTCGCGTACGACTGCGCGAACCCGAGCAACGACCCGGCCAGTGCGCCGAAGGATCAGCCGCTCATCACGTGCGAGACGGACGGTTCGGTCAAGTACATCCTCGGACCGGTCGAACTCGACGGCACGTCGATCAGCGACGCGACGTTCGGGCTCGAACAGACCAGCGGCCAGTGGGCGGTCAACCTCAAGTTCGACGACGCCGGGACGAAGACCTTCGGCGAGATCAGCCAGCGCCTGTACGGCGCGAACCCCCCGCTGAACCAGTTCGCCTTCGTCCTCGACGGCACGGTGCTCTCCGCCCCGTCGATGAACGCCGTGATCCTCGGGGGCAACCCGAGCATCACGGGAAGCTTCACGCAGGACACCGCGAAAGTGCTCGCCGACCAGCTGAAGTACGGCGCTCTGCCGCTCAGCTTCACCGTCGAGAGCTCGGCGTCCATCTCCGCCACGCTGGGATCGCAGCAGCTGCAGGTCGGTCTGATCGCCGGCCTCGTGGGCCTCCTCCTGGTCGCGATCTACTCGCTCATCGTCTACCGCGCGCTCGGCTTCGTGATCATCGCCTCGCTCGCGGTCATGGCGGTCCTCACCTACATCACGCTGTGCATCCTGGCGTGGCGCATGGGCTTCCGCCTGTCGCTCGCCGGCGTCGCGGGCCTGATCGTGACGATCGGCTTCACGGCCGACTCGTTCATCGTCTACTTCGAGCGCATCCGCGACGAACTGCGCGACGGCAAGTCGATCACCGGCGCCGTCGAGGACGGCTGGGGCCGCGCGAAGCGCACGATCTACATCTCGAAGTCGATCAACATCCTCGCCGCGGTGGTCCTCTACATCCTCGCGGACGCCACCGTGAAGGGCTTCGCGTTCACGCTGGGGCTCACGACGGCGATCGACGTCCTGATCTTCATCCTGTTCACCCACCCGGTGATGCAGCTGCTGGCCCGCACGAAGTTCTTCGGATCCGGTCACCCTCTTTCGGGCATGGACCCCACCGCCCTCGGTGCGGTCTACCGTGGGCGCGCGCAGTTCCGCGCGCCGGTGGCTGCGGCGCCCAAGACGCAGGCCGAGAAGCGCGCCTCACGCTCGCGCGGCGAAGCCGAGCGCCGCCAGACGATCGCGGAGCGCAAGCAGGCCGAGCTCGCCGCCGCCGGCGAGAGCGGCAGACCGACCAAGAACGACACGGGGGGACAATCCTGA
- a CDS encoding preprotein translocase subunit YajC, producing the protein MEFLSNYGLIILLVVLLGFMFWSSRRRMQKQKLEQEQKARQTVPGAEVLLQGGLYGTIVAFDPENLDQPALVEIAPGVEIKVHSQAILRVVDPAEGTVTEDEFIEAEVNEAGYIDGVASGAISSISDDHARAAEAGKTAEPDADTDSKPKA; encoded by the coding sequence ATGGAATTCCTCTCCAATTACGGCCTGATCATCCTGCTGGTCGTCCTGCTCGGCTTCATGTTCTGGAGCTCGCGTCGACGCATGCAGAAGCAGAAGCTCGAGCAGGAGCAGAAGGCTCGCCAGACCGTCCCGGGCGCGGAGGTGCTCCTGCAGGGTGGCCTCTACGGCACGATCGTCGCGTTCGACCCCGAGAACCTCGACCAGCCCGCACTCGTCGAGATCGCGCCCGGCGTCGAGATCAAGGTCCACAGCCAGGCGATCCTCCGCGTCGTCGATCCCGCCGAGGGCACGGTCACCGAGGACGAGTTCATCGAGGCCGAGGTCAATGAGGCCGGCTACATCGACGGCGTGGCCAGCGGAGCGATCAGCTCCATCAGCGACGACCACGCCCGCGCCGCGGAGGCGGGCAAGACCGCTGAGCCCGACGCCGACACGGACTCCAAGCCCAAGGCCTGA
- the ruvB gene encoding Holliday junction branch migration DNA helicase RuvB, whose amino-acid sequence MADVLDADEPLDETELAIEGALRPASLAEFVGQQKVRGQLQLLLDAARIQQRPADHILLSGPPGLGKTTLAMIVAHESGRALRLSSGPAIQHAGDLAALLSSLTPGEVLFIDEVHRMARSAEEMLYLAMEDFRIDIMVGKGAGATSIPLDLSPFTLVGATTRSGLLPNPLRDRFGFTAHLEYYEPEELERVIERSAAMLGVDLPAASRAEIARRSRGTPRIANRLLRRVRDFIVVRGGGGDTTTVDAALDLYDVDGIGLDRLDRAVLDALVRRFRGGPVGLSTLAVAVGEEAETIESVVEPYLVRIGFVGRTPRGRIAMPPAFAHLGVSHLDSALRFDDL is encoded by the coding sequence GTGGCTGACGTCCTCGACGCGGACGAGCCTCTGGATGAGACCGAGCTCGCGATCGAAGGGGCACTGCGCCCGGCGTCGCTCGCTGAGTTCGTCGGTCAGCAGAAGGTCCGCGGCCAGCTTCAGCTCCTGCTCGATGCCGCGCGCATCCAGCAGCGGCCGGCCGACCACATCCTGCTCTCCGGGCCCCCGGGCCTCGGCAAGACGACGCTCGCGATGATCGTGGCCCACGAGAGCGGCCGGGCGCTGCGCCTGTCCAGCGGGCCCGCGATCCAGCACGCCGGCGACCTGGCTGCACTGCTGTCCAGCCTCACGCCGGGCGAAGTGCTCTTCATCGACGAAGTGCACCGCATGGCGCGCTCGGCGGAGGAGATGCTGTACCTCGCGATGGAGGACTTCCGCATCGACATCATGGTCGGCAAGGGCGCCGGTGCCACCAGCATCCCGCTGGATCTCTCGCCGTTCACGCTCGTCGGCGCGACGACGCGCTCGGGCCTGCTGCCGAACCCGCTCCGCGATCGGTTCGGCTTCACCGCGCACCTCGAGTACTACGAGCCGGAAGAGCTCGAGCGCGTCATCGAGCGCTCCGCCGCAATGCTCGGCGTCGACCTGCCTGCCGCATCGCGCGCCGAGATCGCCCGGCGCTCCCGCGGAACGCCGCGCATCGCGAATCGCCTGCTCCGGCGCGTTCGCGACTTCATCGTCGTCCGCGGGGGAGGGGGCGATACGACCACCGTCGACGCGGCTCTCGATCTGTACGACGTGGACGGAATCGGCCTGGACCGTCTGGACCGCGCTGTCCTCGACGCCCTCGTGCGCAGATTCCGCGGTGGCCCGGTGGGGCTGAGCACCCTGGCGGTCGCGGTCGGCGAAGAGGCGGAGACGATCGAATCCGTCGTCGAGCCCTATCTGGTGCGCATCGGATTCGTCGGCCGGACACCGCGGGGACGCATCGCGATGCCGCCCGCCTTCGCGCACCTGGGCGTATCCCACCTCGATTCGGCGCTCAGATTCGATGATCTATAA
- the ruvA gene encoding Holliday junction branch migration protein RuvA, with protein MISSLRGRAAHVDTDSIVVEVGGVGLSVAVTPPVAAATNVGDDVHLHTNLIVREDALSLFGFESREELVVFTQLLGVTGVGPKSALGVLAALSVTQIADAVAQDDDAPFRRVSGIGPKTAKLIVVQLAGKIIAPRASGAARAAATPDVAASVTQALMGLGWNERAAAEAVSVVMEDATDAERDSVPSLLRRALAALGPARKEHAGG; from the coding sequence ATGATCTCTTCTCTGCGCGGGCGCGCGGCGCACGTGGACACGGACTCGATCGTCGTCGAGGTCGGGGGAGTGGGACTCAGCGTCGCGGTGACACCCCCCGTCGCCGCCGCGACGAACGTCGGCGACGACGTGCACCTGCACACGAACCTGATCGTGCGCGAGGACGCCCTGTCGCTCTTCGGCTTCGAGAGCCGTGAAGAGCTCGTCGTCTTCACGCAGCTGCTCGGCGTGACCGGCGTCGGCCCCAAGTCTGCGCTCGGTGTTCTCGCCGCTCTCAGCGTCACGCAGATCGCCGACGCCGTCGCGCAGGACGACGACGCGCCCTTCCGGCGCGTCTCGGGGATCGGACCCAAGACGGCGAAGCTCATCGTCGTGCAGCTCGCCGGCAAGATCATCGCCCCGCGCGCGTCCGGCGCCGCACGGGCGGCCGCGACACCGGACGTCGCCGCTTCGGTGACCCAGGCGCTCATGGGCCTCGGCTGGAACGAGCGTGCGGCCGCCGAGGCCGTGTCGGTCGTGATGGAGGACGCGACGGACGCCGAGCGCGACTCCGTGCCGTCTCTCCTGCGCCGAGCCCTGGCCGCACTCGGCCCCGCACGCAAGGAGCATGCCGGTGGCTGA
- the ruvC gene encoding crossover junction endodeoxyribonuclease RuvC, with the protein MAALRVLGIDPGLTRCGVGVVDVASDRSARLVHVGVVRSDPGEPIERRLATIAAGIRAVIDEHAPAVVAVERVFSQHNRQSVMGTAQASGIALLIAGERGLAAATHTPTEVKAAVTGYGAADKRQVQLMVARILRLDEIPQPADAADALALALCHAWRGGGQAATTGAQLTPAQRAWADAERLARR; encoded by the coding sequence GTGGCAGCTCTTCGTGTGCTCGGCATCGACCCCGGCCTGACCCGGTGCGGGGTCGGCGTCGTCGACGTCGCAAGCGACCGGTCAGCGCGGCTCGTCCATGTGGGTGTCGTGCGCTCCGATCCGGGCGAACCCATCGAGCGCCGGCTCGCGACGATCGCAGCGGGCATCCGCGCGGTGATCGACGAGCATGCGCCGGCGGTCGTGGCCGTCGAGCGCGTGTTCTCGCAGCACAACCGCCAGTCGGTCATGGGCACCGCCCAGGCCAGCGGCATCGCGCTCCTGATCGCAGGCGAGCGCGGACTCGCCGCTGCGACCCACACGCCCACCGAGGTCAAGGCGGCGGTCACCGGCTACGGGGCGGCTGACAAGCGACAGGTCCAGCTCATGGTTGCCCGGATCCTGCGGCTGGACGAGATCCCGCAGCCCGCGGACGCCGCGGACGCCCTCGCCCTCGCGTTGTGTCATGCGTGGCGCGGCGGGGGGCAGGCGGCGACGACCGGCGCACAGCTCACGCCCGCGCAGAGGGCGTGGGCGGATGCCGAGCGGCTGGCGCGCCGCTGA
- a CDS encoding YebC/PmpR family DNA-binding transcriptional regulator: MSGHSKWATTKHKKAIIDSRRAKSFAKLIKNIEVAAKMGGADVSGNPTLYDAIQKAKKTSVPNDNIDRAVKRGAGIGGEAVEYTTILYEGYGPNGVALMIECLTDNKNRAAAEVRTALSRNGGTLADPGSVAYNFHRKGVIVVSGEGAEEDDVMLAALEAGAENVEEHAQGFEVITEASDLVTVRQALQDAGLDYESADVEFVPSLKVEVDAETARKVFRLIDALEDSDDVQNVYSNFDLSAEVQAELENDE; this comes from the coding sequence ATGTCCGGCCACTCCAAGTGGGCGACCACGAAGCACAAGAAGGCGATCATCGATTCGCGCCGTGCCAAGTCGTTCGCCAAGCTCATCAAGAACATCGAAGTCGCCGCCAAGATGGGCGGCGCAGACGTCTCGGGCAACCCGACGCTCTACGACGCCATCCAGAAGGCGAAGAAGACCTCGGTCCCGAATGACAACATCGACCGCGCGGTCAAGCGCGGTGCGGGCATCGGCGGCGAGGCCGTCGAGTACACGACGATCCTCTACGAAGGCTACGGACCCAACGGCGTGGCCCTCATGATCGAGTGCCTCACCGACAACAAGAACCGTGCGGCAGCCGAGGTTCGCACCGCACTCAGCCGGAACGGCGGCACGCTCGCCGACCCCGGGTCGGTTGCGTACAACTTCCACCGCAAAGGCGTGATCGTCGTCTCCGGCGAGGGCGCCGAGGAGGACGACGTGATGCTGGCGGCACTGGAGGCCGGCGCCGAGAACGTCGAAGAGCACGCCCAGGGATTCGAGGTCATCACGGAGGCCTCCGACCTGGTCACCGTGCGCCAGGCGCTGCAGGACGCGGGACTGGACTACGAGTCGGCCGATGTCGAGTTCGTCCCGTCCCTCAAGGTCGAGGTCGACGCCGAGACGGCCCGGAAGGTCTTCCGGCTGATCGACGCGCTCGAGGACAGCGACGACGTCCAGAACGTCTACAGCAACTTCGATCTGTCCGCCGAGGTTCAGGCCGAGCTCGAGAACGACGAGTAG
- a CDS encoding DUF1697 domain-containing protein — MTAWVALLRGVNVGGVTIRNADLVSLMQRDLGLEDVRTFLASGNAAFTADAAPGARGDLKRRIEAGLRERFGYDAWIVLKTRDEVEQARTGFPFDASDGTRQPWVVFGSDDAVLDELATAAASLDADVDPVARGRGVLYWNPVKGTTTDTPFAKLLARAAYRTSTTNRNLRTLGRILAP; from the coding sequence ATGACCGCCTGGGTGGCGCTGCTGCGCGGAGTCAACGTCGGGGGAGTGACGATCCGCAATGCGGACCTCGTTTCGCTCATGCAGCGCGACCTCGGCCTGGAGGATGTCCGCACGTTCCTCGCGAGCGGCAATGCCGCCTTCACCGCGGATGCCGCCCCCGGGGCGCGCGGCGATCTGAAGCGTCGGATCGAAGCCGGCCTGCGCGAGCGGTTCGGCTACGACGCCTGGATCGTTCTGAAGACCCGCGACGAGGTCGAGCAGGCCCGGACCGGATTCCCGTTCGACGCTTCGGATGGGACCCGGCAGCCGTGGGTGGTGTTCGGCAGTGACGACGCCGTGCTGGACGAACTCGCGACCGCGGCGGCATCCCTCGACGCGGACGTGGATCCGGTCGCTCGGGGGCGTGGCGTCCTCTACTGGAATCCGGTGAAAGGCACGACGACGGACACACCGTTCGCGAAGCTGCTCGCTCGTGCGGCGTACCGCACCTCGACGACGAACCGGAACCTTCGGACGCTGGGAAGGATCCTCGCGCCGTGA